CATATTTGCATGCACGGCAAAGTGCCAAAGTATATTTATTGAAGAATTCAAACAGATGGTCGTATGATCCAAATCtctaactattttaaaatgtgaTATACCTAACAATATACTCAAATTTCTAGCTTTCTAAAAGAGACTACAAGTCTACAGACTACAATACCCATTTAACATGTTTTGGACTTGGTTACCATATcttaaaattccaaatttatcGGCAAACTCAACGAAAATAATCAAATGTATAAATGGACCTGATAGTGCCATTGATATTTGGGTTCTGACTTCAGATATGGGCCTTGGACCTTTCTGATAAGACTCAGTATCTTTAAGAAGATACTTGAATTTGGTAGGTGAGAATCATCATCCTATCCTCCATCCACGGTTTTGTAGAGggtaatataattttttctatgGACAGTAAGAagtgataaaaatataatattatataaaaatgttataatgCTTTTTTTGTATGACACATGTCcattttaaattacaaaaaaccatgtaaataaagaataaaatacgttataactaaaaaaactgaatgcatttcaaaaaagttaccatataatcatataagtAAGCATATAAATCATACACCTTATCTTGATGTATATGATTAGTTATaactagaaaagaaaacaaaacaaagttgaatATTATAtctaagaatatatattacccattaagaaataaatgaaagagagaataaaatcCACAgcattatataaatattgtagCCCTGGGAGTTCGGATATATCGGTTTAATCGGTTCggtttatttagtttttcggggtttttggattttttaatttctagcCGAATTGAACCGAACAAAAATTCGGTTCGGGTCGGTTCGGACATCGGTtttttcggttcggttattGGGTATAAATTAAATTCCGGATTAAaccgattttttttctaattcgGTTAATTTGAACCAAATAAaccacaaattaaaaaaatggacttacaaaaatgaaatctaataaaaaacaaacaacaggCCCAATACACAAATATACAGTTACAATTACAAATCCACAACACAATTATGGGTCAGGTCCATtacaaaattagggttttgagttttgacaaaaaaaatatgtacgACTACAACTCCAAACTGCGACGTCGAGCAGTGCCTCTCCAATCTAGTGATCTACCATTCCGACGACGTAATGCCCTACGAGACCTGTTAAACGCCCGTTTGTTATCCAtgaagtaagaaaaaacatgagaTGGAAGTGTAAACCATAAAAGATCCATAAAAATAATGGATAATCTCAGATTTGGAAGTGTAAAGCCTAACTCTAAAATTTCAGAAATTATAGAGACAGAGGAAGAGCTTAGAGAgcaaagaatcaaacaaaacaaatgattaaagagaaataagaagagtTTACCCTAAGAAAGTTGAGGTTGTGGGTTGAATCTCTGAGCAAAGGTTTTTTGTAAGACCAACTGAGATTAGAGAGAATGAAAGAGGcttggaagatgatgaattcatgaaggagaagagacgAGTTGATGATTACTAATTCAATcgaagaaaaatatcaaagtttctttgttgttttcgcAAGAGGCAGAGAGccaaaaacgaagaagaaacctaATTAGGTTAAGACTCATCAATTAACCTTATATATGGCTGCAGATTCTCGGTATGGGTGAAACCGATTGGTTCCGATTACCGAACCGACCCGAACCGACTTCCGAATTCTTAAATTAATTTGGCCGATCGGTTCGATCTCCTTAATTCGGTTGCTGccgaaaaccaaaattttcgtttttttcggttcggttttcTCGGGTTGAACCGTTATCCCAGGCCTAAAATATTGTATGACTCTTGACCAAAAACTAGttagatatattatttattatgacatattaatattaacttaatataaaataaaaataaatgttcaaAAAACATGATCTTAAAGCTGACAAAGCTGATTTGATTGACTAATACTTATCCTACGGtgatttttggttcttttactttttttgacaattatGGAGCTggatggaaaaaaaatatatataaaatcatatattattaataatgagATAAATACAACGAATTAAACGGATCAAAGTTAAtatttccaaaagaaaaatagaacaGAGTCCTAATTTCATTAATTTCAactattgaaaacaaaatttaaaatcaataggattgatttctatttttcttttagaaaaacaaaatttgaaacaatttcCTAATTTCCCTAAACTTGCGACTTTTTAACAATCGACCGACTTATCAAAATTAGggattgttttatatataaagagagacGCATCTCTTTATTTCATTCATCGCTTCtccaaaattttcttcaaagaacaaatctcccaaatctaaaatctttctcttctctcttcgtTTCCATAACCATGTCTGCGAAGAAGATTGTGTTGAAGAGTTCCGATGGTGAATCTTTCGAGGTTGAGGAGGCGGTGGCTCTCGAGTCACAAACCATAGCGCATATGGTTGAAGACGACTGCGTCGACAACGGAGTCCCTCTTCCTAACGTCACGAGCAAGATCCTCGCCAAGGTGATCGAGTATTGCAAGAGGCACGTCGAGGCTGCTGCCTCTAAGGCCGAGGCCGTCGAGGGTGCTGCTACCTCCGATGACGATCTTAAGGCCTGGGACGCTGATTTTATGAAGATCGATCAAGCTACTCTCTTTGAACTCATTCTGGTATGTTTCTTCTCTCGatctgatttgatttttccatcgaattttgaattttgggattctagggttttcgatttgggaaaattagggtttcgaaatTTAGGTGTTTGTTTCAGAAATTGAATCTGCTTGAGATTGATATTGTTAGGGTTCTTATGGAACCAATCATTAATTGAATCTATCGATTTGGATTATAATCATATCTGTGTTTTTGGATTCGGATTTTGATCTAATGGTTATGAATTTGGGATCTTGTGCAGGCTGCTAATTACCTGAATATCAAGAACTTGCTTGATCTAACATGTCAGACAGTTGCGGATATGATCAAAGGAAAGACTCCAGAAGAGATCCGCACAACGTTCAACATTAAGAACGACTTCACAccagaggaagaggaagaggttCGCAGAGAGAACCAATGGGCTTTTGAATGATTGATCTTCagagagaagaatcaaaagcagCAAGCAaccagtttcttcttccttatgTTTATTGCCGTTTTCAAGTGTTGTTGATGACTTGCTTTTTAATATTCTTCATGAATCATGactatcttcttcctcttctttctttcttatcaaGAACCAATGTTTCTTACTCTTTGTGGGATGGATAATTTGTGCTTTTAGATAATCTTCAAGAGTGATGTTGGTTTGTCTTACAAAATAACTTCTTTCAATTGTCTTGCCAATCGCCACAGAATGCTAATTTGCACGATTCATTTTAGGAATGTTCATgtgtaaataaaaagaaactgaatttGGCAGAGTCTGCAAGCAGAATGTGAAGGATCATGACGACTACTCATTGAAACCAATGGTCACCAGTTATGCCCTGCTCCTGCTCATCTACTTACATAAATATCTGCATCACGTATTTGTATCTTGTCAACATCTTCTCAAATACTAACATAATCAGCATCACCCATTCGTCAACATTCGATAACATGTGGGCTTTGTTTgcatataagaaaacaaagtttccACTCAACCGAACGTGGATCACATGTACATCAATATAATTACTTTAATTGTTTGTCTGGCTAGTCAAGTGGTCTCTCGTCTCGTCATTGTGTATCTTATCTTTACTATGAGACTGAAAGAGATATCTTCTTTATATACAGTAACACTCACATTGTGGTCACTCGAAAAGAGctaaagaaaatggaagatttGAAGCCAAGTGCCGCTAACTCGTTACCATTGACACTGTTAGGCT
This sequence is a window from Arabidopsis thaliana chromosome 1 sequence. Protein-coding genes within it:
- the SKP1 gene encoding S phase kinase-associated protein 1 (S phase kinase-associated protein 1 (SKP1); FUNCTIONS IN: ubiquitin-protein ligase activity, protein binding; INVOLVED IN: negative regulation of DNA recombination, response to cadmium ion, mitosis, male meiosis, ubiquitin-dependent protein catabolic process; LOCATED IN: in 7 components; EXPRESSED IN: 35 plant structures; EXPRESSED DURING: 15 growth stages; CONTAINS InterPro DOMAIN/s: E3 ubiquitin ligase, SCF complex, Skp subunit (InterPro:IPR016897), SKP1 component, dimerisation (InterPro:IPR016072), SKP1 component (InterPro:IPR001232), BTB/POZ fold (InterPro:IPR011333), SKP1 component, POZ (InterPro:IPR016073); BEST Arabidopsis thaliana protein match is: E3 ubiquitin ligase SCF complex subunit SKP1/ASK1 family protein (TAIR:AT5G42190.1); Has 1455 Blast hits to 1451 proteins in 268 species: Archae - 0; Bacteria - 0; Metazoa - 552; Fungi - 179; Plants - 538; Viruses - 11; Other Eukaryotes - 175 (source: NCBI BLink).), coding for MSAKKIVLKSSDGESFEVEEAVALESQTIAHMVEDDCVDNGVPLPNVTSKILAKVIEYCKRHVEAAASKAEAVEGAATSDDDLKAWDADFMKIDQATLFELILAANYLNIKNLLDLTCQTVADMIKGKTPEEIRTTFNIKNDFTPEEEEEVRRENQWAFE